The sequence tcacagcagctttccaaacACTGCAGAAACGGTGCTGATCACTTTTTGGTCAGCAGAAAGGCTTTTTGCCCTGTGTCCTTGCTAAAGATGGgaaaataaggatttttaaGCTACCGTTGGCCAGGACTGTTTCTAACAGATGGAACTAGCATTAAACAAACTTTCTGTATCCCCTTCTTACTAATTCATTTGACTAATTTTGCATCATTCATGGACTGTAGAACTGTTTGATAGGCTAGAAATGTATCATTTTCTCTCAAATTTGCCCTCTGCAACCTCAGGATTgtctcaatttttttattactgcttcTTTTAAGGCTTTATCTCAATTCAAAAAGGAAACAGCTACTCCCTCTCTACATACCTTATACCTTGGTATAAGCAGGAAAGATCAGATACAGAAAACCTTGCAGAATTTCTCTTAGAGTATCATTAACCAAAATGCACAGGCTATTTATGTTCATGAAGAACTAGGGGGAAGGCCTTCAAGATTAGCTGGCTAAGGGATGGGGCAGGTTTTAGACATTACTTAATTCTTTGAGATGCTAGGACATGGCACCGATGCAGTAAAATAGGTCAGgtaaaaattttaaatctgtatCTGTAGTACTGTGTGTTATTATTTGAATAGGTCATTTGCTGCTATAGACCACAGTATCTTGCCCATTAAACAGCTGCTGTTACTGCAATGATGCTGGACAGGGTTCTTTAGCAGTGGTAGAAAAAGATGATGCATTGATAGGACTACTATGCGCTGAGAGGACTTTACAGCCAGTACTGTTTACAATTTTggcctctctgcagctgcacagaacCCTTGCATTTGAGAGCAGGTTCTATTATAGCTTTACaaacttcaaaaagaaatggagcaataatccaaatatttaataaacaCAGTAGTTTATTAACACATGTAGTACTTCATTCAATACTTCAAAGCTGACTCAAAATACTTCTTATCCATCCCACCTgatgctttcctttttcagatTGCTTTTATAATATacatttcctttgcttcctAAATCCATATTCCCCAGTCAGACTTCaaagtaatgtttttaaaataacagaaaaaaaaaaaatagctggggggaaaaaaaaaatataaacatctTCCTCCCACACAGAGGTTGTCATGAGGGCTATGTCTTATTAAAATGCTTCTTAATTTGATATGTGCTCCCTGCTCTGATTAagtgcagattttaaaaaaaatttgtaagTAGCTGTTAAATCcaatcttttatttaaaaacgATAGTATACTTTTCCACCaattctgaaataatgaaatcagCCTGCAGTACAGTTGGGGTGGGATGCTGCCCACAAGAATGACCCATTTTTTCCCTCATGGTTTCACCGTTAACTCCTTACCTGACCACATCGAGTaaattccaaaggaaaaataaaacacacacgATGTATTTCCCTTGAACCTCTTCCTGACTGTTGATCACgacaaataaaacaattaatCTCTCAGTGatctaaaaacaaaaaagaattgtGAATTCAGGTAGCACATTCTGCAGCTCTCATTTCTGTGCCATTTTGGCAAAATAAGAGGCCACAGATTAACCCAGTTTGCTCTACACACATGGTCCAGTGAATGTTTCGTTTCTTGAACTGCTTTTGCTCAAGACCCCATTAGCCTCCAGCTTAGGGAACTGGAAACTGCTGGTTGCAGCACAGTTGGCTGCAGAATCTGCTATGGTAAAGGATTGCCATGCTTGCCAGTGGGCATGACTTGAGGTTGTGGCCCAGGGAACCTGTGGATGAGCCAGCTAAGGTCGTGGGAGGAAGGACTTCCACTGCACCCTGGTGCCTGAAGGACCAGCAGGGTAAGTGTCGTTCCTGCTTGGGAGGCTGTGGCAAGACAGGATCCTTGGGTGGGAAGTACATCTGATGGTGCTAATGTcacagtcccagctctgctttccatAGCTTGGAAGGCTGCATCCCACGGAATCTTGCTCACATAAGATttgaagaaaagaggagaaaaagtagaattccttttcttcccttcttagACCTGGCTAGGAGAAATGGGTTTAAGCTTGTCATTTCTATGAATCATTGCCGTAATATTTatgtaataacatttttatagtGGTTGACTCTTACCTCACTCACAACATATACTTTATCTAACGCATAAGGTATGCCTTTACAGATGAGAACACATGAAAGTGCTTTAAATAGGCAGTGTCTCCAGCTCAAAAAAATAGAgtgtttatattaaaattctAGAAAGTAAAAACAAGAGTGTCTTTTTGCAGCTTTCTTGGACAAGCTTCCAATCAGTATCCATGCCATGccctgtaaaataaatatatctgtaATATTCAGTACTGCCAACAGGTGCTTGTGAAACTCCCCCAGAACAGTACCAGTTCACTCTGATCTACCCTCTGTTTGAAAgttttgaaggagaaaacaggCCTCTGTTCAGTTGGTATGAATCAGTATAGCTTCAttattgttttggggtttttttataccCACTGCTGTCTCTTCCATAAGGTACCTTATGTTTAATGATTTTATGGGTTTGAGATGTCAAGTCAATGCAAAGTCATAAAACGTAAATGGATTAACCAGGTGGATTTATAAGCACAGTCATTCTTCACTGGTTTCCCCATTCACCTTACTTGTCCCTTAAACGAAATAAGATCTCGGCCTCTCAGATAGTTAGTGCAGTAGTTTTGCTGCATAACATTTACTGTTTCCTGTGTGGAACATTCTGGCTACAGAGTTTTTTTACAAACCACATATGTCTGATAAAGCAGCCATCACTTCACTATTCAGCAAAATTACGTGAGAGCAATTTTTCATACAGAAAGAGGGCATGTCCATCCCCTAGGGATATGGTTCCTTGTCTTGAAAAGCACTGAGGGACCACAACAGATAAGCATGGTTTTTTAGCCTGTCACCCTGCCATGGCTGACGtcttgtgctcctgatcccacaGGTCCCCAACTGAGGAACTGATTTCTAAGAAGGTCAGATGTTGACAGACTTCTGTACAAGACAGGCCAGGAAACAAGAGTATGAGAGGTATTAAGTCCTGTGTTTGTACACTGATGCTGAGGAACCTAGCAAGAAAATGGGGGAACTGGAACTATCTGGCAGGATCTGAAACCAGATATGACAGTGATAGCAGAAGCATGGTGGGACAACCATCACCAGAGGGAAATCAAAACAAAGGTAAAAGCAGTGTCAGCATTGTATGGGATTGTGTGTTGgagagaataaataaaacagagccTGAGTTAGATTCAGTGAAGAGTGGTAAAGGTGGTGCAGGCATTTTGCTGTTGTCCCTAAAATTAGTCTGGGATGTGGGGAAAGAGTGCTGCAGTATTGTTAATAGGAGAGATATGCaatcctgtgtaatgtgctctaggcaatcctgctttagcagaggggttggactagatgatctctagaggtgccttccaactccagTGATTTTAAGATTCTGTGAACTGCCACGAGGAATTGTTTCACCTAGAGATCAAAGATTTATCATTACAATGAAAAAGGTAGACATGTTTTTACTTGCAAGAGCtggcagatttttaaaacagtcacTTCTTCGAGAAGGTGGCTGGGTGGAAAAGTGCTACAAAACAGCACAGGTCAAATGATCAGTAGCTTATCCTATTTCAATGAGCTAGAAGGATAAGCAGTAGACAGGTACCTACCATCTCCACTTTGAAAAGGATGACTGGCTAATGAGACAGAGTGGCAATGGAGACCCACAATTCAGCCACGTGGTCTGGGAGTAGAAGAGGCTGTGGATTTCCTTCTGTCCCCAGGACACAAGTAGATGCACAACAGGCAGTGAGTATCACCTGTCTGGGGCTCACCAGATTTCCTCCATCAGAGGTTTCACATTTAGGAATTGGAGCAATGGAGGCACTCGCCATCACTAGTTGCTGATGATGAAGTCAGTAATCACACTGTGTAAAGTAGGTTAAGCACATGCAAGAGCAGGGAAGTGGACTTGACAAAAAGCAGGTCTTCTGTTCCTGTTGGACTGCAGCCTTAGCAAGCAAGTGATGGGATGCAAGAAGCAGCCAGCAGAGGCCGGAACAGAAAACTGCCTTGCTCAGGAGCTCATCTGCAGGCAGGACATACTCCTGGGTGCTCAGGGCAACTGTGATGTCCTCATAAGGACAGACAGTGCAGAGACCTCTTTTCTGTGCAAATAGGGAGGTTGCCTGCCTTCTTGCCTTTACTCCCCTACAAGACATGGtgctcttttctttcagagtGCTCATGCCTTTAGGTAGCCCATACAAATTGAAGGCAGATGCAGGGCTTAGTCAGAGGCTGGGACCTTTTCAGCAAGTGGCAGGGCAGGATGGTATTTGAAGAATTGGAGAATTCAGTCATTGTGGATATTGTGCCCCTATACACACACatctatatacatatatacatggAATCatgtacatatataaatatacacatatgtatgtatgcgtgtgtgtatacacatacacatagatacacaaacacatacaagcatgtgctgctgctcagccacacATCATTTCTTCTATGGACCATCAGTCCTTGCATGAATGAAAGTAGAGTATTGTCTGTTGCTACcctcttgctttttaaacaaagacaAACTAGAAGTCCTATGTTTTCATATTCATAAAAAGGAAGTATGTGCTGACACCTCAAAAAGCATAAATACAatggtttcatttttcatttcttcttgttttatgTGTTAAAATCAATCTGgaatttcctttctctcccagaACTGGTCTCTCACAGGATACAGCAAGTTCTGTAGAACGGCATGAATTTCCACAAGGCAGCCTGGGCATTTGAAGCAAGTAAGTGAAACTGAGAAAATTAGACTAGTGAGGTtagggcaggagcaggcagcaaatTCACTTCCACTTTTAAAAACCGTGACTGTGCAGTATCATACTTGGTACCCGAAACCTTTACCTAGCTATTTGATTGAGTGactgttgaaaaaaaagaagaggagaggagaggagaggagaggagaggagaggagaggagaggagaggagaggagaggagaggagaggagaggagaggagaggagaggagaggagaggagaggagaggagaggagaggagaggagaggagaggagaggagaggagaggagaggagaggagaggagaggagaggagaggagaggagaggagaggagaggagaaaagagaagagaagagaaaagagaagagaagagaagagaagagaagagaagagaagagaagagaagagaagagaagagaagagaagagaagagaagagaagaaaaaagaatgctACTAAATATTTAGAATACTGTAAGAATTAACCACAAAGGCATACTACACAGCTTTTGGTCTGGTAAATCCAATCCTGTTTGCACAGGATGAAGAATCAGTGTTTTGTTCACAAAACCACCGGTTCTTTCTTACAGCCTTCCTactctcttcctttctgaagTACCAAACCCATCAGCCTTTACTCCCTGGCCAGAGTACTAAATGTCATTATCCactaaatataataaataatactaAATCTGTTGTCCATTAACTACTGCACGACACATTCTCCTGTCCTCCCCTCGATCATGCAGGCTGCAAATGCCCTGCAGCCCTTTGCACCAACCTTGTGgctcctcttttcttcccttcttccagaGCATCTATCATGCAGGATTTGTCTTTCATGGTATGACATGGCCTTGGCCTACCCAAGCTTTCTCAGGTGCCTGATGGCTGAGGCTTTGACTCTCAATAAGGACATCCTGAATGGGTTTTTCCAGAAAACACCTCTGAGATTGCCTTTCCAGTATCCATAATGTTTATCTCAAAGTGTTCCTTGTAAATGTTACTAAACCATTATAAATGGGTGTCATGGTAGACAGAAATCCTTTATTTAAACTCTGCATAAGGCTTCTTGCTGCTATAATGCctacaaaaacaaccaaccaccaAAGAGCTGTTTTCACAGCTTGTTTTATTCAAGGTGGCATCAACTCCACCCATGTGCCTCCTTGACATTGCCACAGCCACCTGTTCTGTCATTCTAGACATCACCTGAGGTGAGCTTGAGTGTGGACATGCATATGTGTGCATGGCCTGAGGGACACATCTAGGCATATCTTTTAAGCATGGAGTCAGAACAGGTGGTGGAAATGCAGAACAGGGCCCAGCAGAACAGGGCAGCCACTATCAAATTCTTGCAGCTTTACCAGTGTCCTTACTATGTGCGGTAGTCCAGTGGGGTGCAGTAAGGTAAGCATCTCAAGTTGTTCCTATTCAGTTAATTATggagaatgtgtgtgtgtgtgtatatacatatatttatttatatatatatatatatatatgttttgtttttttccttaaatggcAGGGAGAAAAGCATGGTAAGGCACATGGGAATACTGTTGGCACACAACTGCTTAGCCCGGACTCTCACAGCAAAAGCAGGGCAACGCAAGTGAAAGCAGAGTCTACACTGAAGAGTCTGTACACCTTGCTTGGACAGCATGAGAATACTGACTACCATCAAGGCAAGAGTGTTTGTCGTGACAGAATACTGGTAAAAAACCAAATAATGATCTAAAGCTATCTTTGTTGAGAGGCACAAGTTTGGAGTCAAAGTACTGTATTTTTCCCAGCTGAGCTTCTCCATGCTGCCCTAGAAAGCATTGTGGCAGTTGCACTGCCCAAGAAGAGAAGAGTTCTCTTGCTCAGAATATCCATTTCTACACATCCAGTATCTTTTGGGGCGACACAGTGCAGTGTTTGTGCAAGCTTCCCTAATCTCTGCTTCTATGGGGCTGGGTAGGAAAGGAACTACACCACAGCTGGGGAATGTGTGAACTCTGCCTGGACAAGCCTTGTTTTAATTAAGACTTTTAGCACTGGCAGGCTGGTCTTCTCTCCAAGAGATGCCATGAGATTTGTTACAGGATACATTAGAtaggatactttttttttttttccttccccgGATTAGTGTAAAAGCACAAAGGTTTaggcagggggaaaaaacagttaATTGCATTTTGACAGATGTGCTACCATACTTAGTGAGCAGCATAATTAACAGAGATCTGAATTAGTCAATCAATTTCTCATGGAGATTTAAAAAGAGGAACATCTTCACCCATGTAATACGTCATTTGACAAAAATGGGCTATCCAGAAATCTAAAAACGTAACTAGCTACTCTTAGTATGCTACCTTCTGAATGCTGAGAGTAGTACCAGTTTCACCATTATTCAAATACTAAGGATTGGAAAGGTTTGAAGGTAAACTCAAGCCAACATTTTGACTTTTTCCaatgtattaagaaaaataccaaaacctCATATTAACTCCCACCAGAAAGCAAGAGTGTGGCAAGGAAAATGTCAGAGCATCATTTTGTTTATTGCTATAGCATGTGATCTTTTTCCTGCCTACAGCTGAATATACGTCCTGTAAACCCCTTAACAGCATCAGAACCTGTGCATGTTGCCATAGTCTCCCCATGTCTGGGCTTGAGAGGGCAGAGACCCTTAGAGTAAGAATatgaattatcttttttttcccctgccagcattaatttttcttcagtcccttaatttctctttcttattCAATTCTTTTCCTTCCACACTCCATGACTGCCAGCAAACCCTGTTTCACGATGCTTGATGTGCTGGTGGTTTTCCCTCTGCCATCCCTTTGCTATGCCACAAAATCTTGTCTTGTGCTTGTCTACAAAATAAATGTGCTCTTTTAAGTAAAGAAATGGCATGGAAAAGGATTAACTACTGAAATTTAGGCtctgaaatgtcattttttggCAGTAAACAACTTGGCTGGGGGGGGTAGTATCCATCCTCAGCCACCTATGGCACCCTAGAAATGGGATCTGCCCATTTCTGGACATCATCCAGGTCCCTGGTGTTGTGGGCTGGATGTGGGGTGCTCACTGTTTAGTTCcactcaagaaagaaaaaagctgagagagcagCTCTTTCCCAACCTAGTTCTGAGTCTCTGCATTTTACAAACCAATAGCAGATCAAGTGTCCTGAGGAAGAGTGCAGGTGGACCATTCAGGGTAGCTCAGCCTGGGCTTGTGCCCAGGGGCAGCCATGGCTGCAGTGAGTAGGCTGTGGAAGGAGAGTCTTGAGAAATGGACTTACCTGCAAAAATCTGGGGAAGAGACGGCTTTTATCAATGCCAATAATGATGTGTAGGATCTCCAGTATAGATAACAACTGGCAAAGGCGCATTACAAGTCCTATGGAGTAAAATGTGTCGACCATGGAATCTACAGAcaaagtgaagaggaaaattAGAGGGTGGTTGTATAGTGAAAGTCTGGACTAGCCACTGGGTTTGCTCCTGCCCTATGACATGAAATAAAGTTCACACAATACCAGATTTTTGGGTGGCAGAAGCAAGCTTTGGGGACAGGAGGAGGCAGCCCATTCCCTGTGTGTGGCTCTGACACAGAGGCAGGAAGCTGAGAAAAGAATGGGATCTCCTATACTCAGTGCACTGGCAAGGGCTGGTTCAAAGTTACTGCTTTAAGATATTTCTAAATATGAGGAAATGTTGAGGAAATGTATGGGGAATGTCTAAACATGAGATGTTGAGTTCCTGCCTGTATCTGTACTCACGGCACTTTCTAAATCAAATAGACCACAAAGCAGGCATTTTATGTACCTATAACTGTCTACCAttataaataactttaaatttCTAGTCACTGATTTTCTATTCTTGTGCCTTAACCTGAGGCAAGGGAAAAAGCACTATGTTGTAATGTTTTTGGAGACAGAGAGTCATGTGCAATAACCACAAAGATACTCCTTCCTAGTGGCCTCAGTAAGGTCAATATTCACCATAATGACTGGACCTAGTCGCCTTTAGATCTATGTCTAAATCGAATGTTACTAGCATGCTGCTTAATATTAAAGCTCATTAGTAAAACAAGGGCTTCATTCCTGATGTGATACAAGAACATAGGTACCACTAATTTGTTCATCCTTTCtaacagaagaaatgaaaatatttttctaattgaaATTATAGCACTTGGTATTGGAGGTGCACCTATTCAGAATCCTAACTTCATATCTAATTTCATGTTTCTCTGTGTTGTTACCTCTTAAAAAGTTTAAGGAAAATGCAGGAGGAATCCTACCTTTTCCAAATGACATGAACCGGATGATCATATTTGTAAATATCCAGGAATGTCCACAGAATTGCATTAAGTCATACACAAAGAGGTAGGTGTTCATGGTGAAGCTGTGGAGGTGAAAATGACAAAGCATACGGTATGACTTACTGCAACATGCAAGCTTTCTGATCTGTAGAAATTACACCCCCATGGGACATGTTAgtagatgaaagaaaaatggctgAAATGTAAATGGACCAGGGAAAGTTGTCTGTGTCTGTCAGTGGTCACAGGGCAGTACTCTCCCTAACGGATCAAAGCCTCCCTTTGTTGGCATACCTAGGCTAtacccagaaaaaaattctgaccTCTCACCAGTGTTGAGGGTGATCTGTGGCCATACAATGACATTTGAACCTCCAGAGGACAAAGTAACTAAATAAAGACATTACATGCAGTGCTGCATTCAAGCTGTCAAGGCTTGTCTCTGCCTTGACAGCTGACCAGGCACGAGGGACTGCTGGGTTAACAcccactgcagccctgctgaggtCCCTGGACTCCTGCAGAACTAGCCCTATTTGAGGTTTATGCTGCATCTGGGTGAAGTTTATCATGTCTTGCCCTCCAGACAGCTtataatgcaaataatttgcAGTTTCTCCCACAGACAGCATAGTTGTAAGTATTTGTAAAAACATAGATGAATAAATGGAACAGAAAGCCACAATTCAACCTGCTTTTATTTGAGGCAGTCTGAAGGATATATTTAACCAACTTACTCTGTGCTTCTCAGATAAACATTAGTGTCTTTGTCTTTCTGCACAGCCTGTGTTTCAAGTTGCATTTAATAAAGTTAATCTTCTCCTGCTGGAGCAGACTAACTTTCATAGGtagtctaacctaaatttcatAAGTAACATGACTTTTTGCAAAACTTAATGGGCTCTGGAGATACTTCATTTCCCTTTCccataaatgtattttcttattattatacCAGAAAGAGGGGATTGCCTGTCCTCTGAGCATGAAAAAGACTGTCTACTGTCTACCTTTTTCTACCTTTTAGGATAAcgtattttaaattttgtactAGAATTTATCTCCGGTGTTTGACCAGTTAATTTCCTGCCCCAGTAAGTAGTAAGAATTCTTTAAGCTGCCCCTTGATCCACTGTGTTAATGTGGTATATCTGTGCcattaaacattatttcagttgCTTATGTGCATTATATGTACAGGGAACTTCAGTGTTTAGAAATATCCAAATATgataaatacatacatttcaTTCCCAGCATTGGAGTAAGACTATAAATAACAACACACACTTCTGTAAATTGATCCAGATAAACTGATCTtctaaatttttcatttaagtatGTCCTAGGGAGGTCaaagaaaatgcctttcttcctctcttcctgttATGCAGGATGACTGCTATTCATATCATCACTTTGATAAGCACAGAAAGATTTGTTGGCATAATTCACCTCCTAAGAGACTTCAGTGCCCTTTGATACTATGAAAATATGACATAGGAGGACCCAAAGGATTATCTTCCATAAGCATTCATTTTGGGGAAATTATTACACAACTGAATTGGACTGAAGTCCAGTTACCTCTCTAAATATTGACCCAAAATTCC is a genomic window of Apus apus isolate bApuApu2 chromosome Z, bApuApu2.pri.cur, whole genome shotgun sequence containing:
- the HACD4 gene encoding very-long-chain (3R)-3-hydroxyacyl-CoA dehydratase 4; translated protein: MNTYLFVYDLMQFCGHSWIFTNMIIRFMSFGKDSMVDTFYSIGLVMRLCQLLSILEILHIIIGIDKSRLFPRFLQITERLIVLFVVINSQEEVQGKYIVCVLFFLWNLLDVVRYTYNMLARTGIYYLPLTWLNFSLCIPLYPLSVLAKAFAICVSLPYFETFGTYSIKLPFPFAFSIYFPYVLKMYLLVLFIGMCFIIQNLFLERKAHLGTGNIKKKRS